The proteins below come from a single Xenopus tropicalis strain Nigerian chromosome 9, UCB_Xtro_10.0, whole genome shotgun sequence genomic window:
- the amdhd2 gene encoding N-acetylglucosamine-6-phosphate deacetylase (The RefSeq protein has 1 substitution compared to this genomic sequence), which translates to MPSNKSVSDAPIVQFRNCRILRDHTLQREDLWVRQGKVLNPEKLFFDEKGYADMQVDCRGLIIAPGFIDTQLNGGFGVDFSFESNDVKTGICVVSKNILSHGVTSFCPTLVTSPSSVYHKVLPQISVRDGGPEGAGVLGVHLEGPYISREKKGAHPEHCLRSFSERGFADLLDTYGTLENVSLVTLAPEMERSTEVIKELVQRGICVSLGHSVANLSQAEDAVSHGASFITHLFNAMLPFHHRDPGIVGLLTSDQIPKGKTVYYGMIADGIHTNPAALRIAHRAHPKGLVLVTDAITAMGLGPGKHTLGQQEILIEGLNAYVAGTHTLAGSIATMDMCVRHFHEATGCTVEEALEAASLHPAQVLGIQDHKGTLDFGADADFVLLDDSLHVKATYIAGKLVWEPSARN; encoded by the exons GGAAGATCTGTGGGTTCGACAGGGCAAGGTCCTAAACCCTGAGAAACTGTTCTTCGATGAAAAGGGATATGCTGACATGCAGGTGGACTGCCGTGGGCTTATCATTGCGCCTGGCTTTATCGACACCCAATTAAATG GCGGATTTGGGGTGGATTTCTCTTTTGAATCCAACGATGTAAAAACAGGGATCTGTGTGGTCAGCAAAAATATACTGTCGCACGGAGTGACCTCTTTCTGCCCAACACTTGTGACGTCTCCCTCATCCATCTATCACAAG GTTCTTCCTCAGATCTCTGTAAGGGATGGTGGCCCAGAAGGGGCAGGAGTGCTAG GTGTCCACCTGGAGGGGCCATACATAAGCCGGGAGAAGAAAGGCGCCCATCCGGAACACTGCCTACGTTCATTCAGTGAAAGGGGGTTCGCCGATCTCCTGGATACTTACGGGACGTTAGAGAATGTCAGCCTTGTCACCTTGGCTCCTGAGATGGAGAGGAGTACAGAGGTGATCAAAGAACTGGTTCAGCGTGGGATCTGTGTGTCCCTTG GTCACTCAGTTGCTAACTTGTCTCAGGCTGAGGATGCAGTGAGTCACGGAGCCTCTTTTATCACTCACCTCTTCAATGCCATGCTGCCT TTTCATCACCGTGACCCAGGAATTGTGGGGTTACTAACAAGCGATCAGATTCCAAAGGGAAAGACTGTATATTATGGAATGATTGCAGATGGAATCCACACAAACCCGGCGGCCCTGAGAATTGCTCACCGTGCACACCCCAAGG GTCTAGTTCTTGTGACAGATGCCATCACAGCCATGGGCCTTGGCCCTGGTAAACACACCCTGGGCCAACAGGAGATACTGATTGAAGGGCTAAATGCTTATGTGGCAG GAACACATACTCTGGCCGGCAGCATTGCTACTATGGATATGTGTGTAAGGCACTTTCATGAAGCTACAG GCTGTACAGTAGAGGAAGCGCTGGAGGCCGCATCCTTACATCCAGCTCAGGTTCTGGGTATTCAGGATCACAAAGGGACTCTGGATTTTGGGGCAGATGCAG ATTTTGTTTTGCTGGATGACTCTCTGCATGTTAAAGCCACCTACATCGCTGGAAAGCTGGTATGGGAACCTTCAGCTCGGAATTAA